In Papaver somniferum cultivar HN1 chromosome 9, ASM357369v1, whole genome shotgun sequence, the genomic stretch CATACGTATAATCCAAGTCTGGGTCGGCATTATCGGCAACATCGCAAAGTTGAACCACATGTATTACATACAATTGATCTTAATGACCAATCAGGAATTCCAGTGGAAAAGACTTTCCGCTCTGTGGTGAATCAGTTTGGTGGATTTGATAAAGTTGATTGCAATGAGAAAGATTTTAGAAATGCACTTGATGTAATACGTTGACTAAGACTTGGTGAAGGGGATGCAACTGCTTTGATGAAATATTTTTCCAAGAAGGTAAAAGAGAATAGTGGGTTTTATTTCGAAGTTGACTACGGTGAAGATAattgtttgaaaaacgtatttcGGGCTGATGGTTGGAGTAGAGAAGCATATAAAAAATTTGGCGAGGTTATTAGTTTCGATGCCACTTACATGACTAACGATTATGAGATTCCTTTCACTCCTTTTATCGGGGTTAATCACCATGTCCAATCAATATTGCTTGGATGTGGGTTGCTTTGTGATGAAACTACAGAAACATTTGTATGGCTATTTAAGAAGTGGCTTAAATGCATGTTTGGATGTGCTCCGAGAGCAATTATAACTGATCAGTGTCAAGCCATGAAGAATGCGTTGAAATTGTTTTTCCAGAAGCTAGGCACAGATGGTGTTTGTGGCATATAATGAAAAAAATTCCTGAAAAGTTTGGTAGTTAcaaacaaagagagaaaattggGTTTGCTTTGCAAGAGGCAGTGTATGATTCCCAGACTCCATCTGAATTTGAagaatcatggaagaaaattatCGATAAATACAATTTACAACAAAACAAATGGTTGAACGATTTATACCCTGAGAAAGAACGATGGGTACCATGTTTTCTTAAAGACACATTTTTGGCGGGGATGGCTTCTACTCAGCGTAGTGAAAGCATGAACGCATTCTTTAAAGGTTTTGTcaattcaaagacaaaattaaaaCAGTTTGTTGAACAAGCCTTGAGGAAAAAAGTAGAAAAAGAGTTGATAGCAGATGCAGAGTCATGTTCAAAGTCAATTCCTGTTATTTCTGGTGGCTATCCTTTTGAAAAGAAACTGCGGGATATGTATACCCTTGTGAAATTTCAAGAGTTCCAGAAAGAAATTCGTGGGAAGATTGCATGTGAAGTGGTTGAGTTTGATGAGGAGTCCGAGGTTTATAAGTACGTTATTCAAGAGGATGTTTGGGTTAATGATGATTTttgtaagaaactgaaatttaatGTTGCACTCTGTAAAACAGAAACGGATGATGGTAGCAGTGAAGAGGAAGATAATGATATAGTTATTCAAGTGGTAGATGATGGTGAAGGAATGGATGATTTAGAGACGAATAATGAAAGCGGAACAGATAAAAGTGAAACAACTGGAAGTGAAGCTGAAAAAAGCGACACAGATGACAGTGAAAACGAGGAGTGTGTGTTTGATAAAACCGCAGATGAAACCGAAACAACCgaagataaaaaaagaaaaaaatgtgttGATTTTGATGTTCACTGTAGCTGCAAATTGTTTGAGTCTAAGGGAATTCTTTGTAGACATGCAATTGTGGTACTAATACGTAATGGGATTCGACTTATTCCTGAAAAATACATCTTACGCAGGTGGAGAAAAGACGTAACAAGACCGCATACAAAAGTGAAACTGAGTTTTAGTTGTTGGGAATTGAACGAGTCCAGTCTCCGTTACAATCAAATGTCTCTGAAGTTCAACGTTTTAGTAGATTTGGCTTCTGCCAATGATGAAGAAAGTAAGGTTGTCAATGAATGGGTGGATAATAAGATTGAGGAGCTCAAAGCTAATTCAATAGAACTCGAAAAGATTAAATTGAACGCTGAGAATCAAGGGGATACATCAGTTCCTAATGTTCGTAATCCACCGAAAAAGAAACGTATAAGAAGAAAGAGATCTAAAAGACTCAAAGCCAAGAGAGCACGGAAAAGGACAAAAACAAAGCCCTCGACAAAGCCTAGCCAGGTTAGTGTTCTATGTTCACTATTAATGGAACACATCTTTCATTGTCAAAATATTAGTTAGTATAATTTTGTTTGTCTATTGAACTGCTTTTATCTTAGACAGTAACTTGCTCAACATATTAGAATTATAAGTACAAATTGTGAAGGATATTTGAATGTATGCTTTTTGTTCTGTCTGTGGCAACATCTCCAGACCCTATAACTAGCATCTTGCtcattttatttcatttgttacaGGATATCATCACAAATATTCCAGACCTTAGCTTAAATGATATTCCTGTGA encodes the following:
- the LOC113309638 gene encoding uncharacterized protein LOC113309638; translated protein: MYTLVKFQEFQKEIRGKIACEVVEFDEESEVYKYVIQEDVWVNDDFCKKLKFNVALCKTETDDGSSEEEDNDIVIQVVDDGEGMDDLETNNESGTDKSETTGSEAEKSDTDDSENEECVFDKTADETETTEDKKRKKCVDFDVHCSCKLFESKGILCRHAIVVLIRNGIRLIPEKYILRRWRKDVTRPHTKVKLSFSCWELNESSLRYNQMSLKFNVLVDLASANDEESKVVNEWVDNKIEELKANSIELEKIKLNAENQGDTSVPNVRNPPKKKRIRRKRSKRLKAKRARKRTKTKPSTKPSQDIITNIPDLSLNDIPVTQESVATPTPSYPHDISHQQHTKATRGRGTRGRGTRGRGTRGRGTRGHGALGNAAQLSKTASTFSPVGMYMPVPAEAPYINPPYVNC